The DNA sequence TTTGCTCATTGCTCATTGTTCGTATGCGGATCCCGTATAGCGCCGCCACGCGTGTGTTAATCGCGTTTGCGCCATACGTTTATCAGCCGCACCTGCGCCGTATGTAAAGGACGTGGGGTGCGTCGAGACGCAATAGCAAAAAAAAACACATTTATAACAAACAAACCTCACCGGAACGAAAACTGGGAGGTTTTTTTATGTTGTACATGCAGGCGCGACACATTGCTTATACGATTGGCGAGCGGGTGATTTTAAACATACCGAAACTACAGCTTTACGCTGGAGACCGCATCGGCTTGGTCGGCAAAAACGGGCAAGGGAAAACGTTGCTCCTATCTTACTTGTTAGGGAAGACGGAGGAGAGGCCGCAAGTCGAATGGCACGGGTCGGTGGGGTTGTTTGAACAGTTAAACACGACGGAGAACGGACACGAACCGTGTCCACACGAACCGTGTCACAGCTTAAGCGGCGGTGAAAAAACGGCGTTAAAACTGGAACAGCTATTTTCCGAAGGGCACGATGTGCTATTGCTTGACGAACCGACGAATAACCTCGATTGGGAAGGGGTCGAGGCACTTGAGCAAAAGCTAAAGTACTTCCGTGGCGCCTTCGTGCTCGCCTCGCATGACCGGGCGATGCTCGACGCCGTTTGTACAAAAATATGGGAGCTGGACGACGGAAAGCTTACGGAATTTAGCGGTAACTACACGCACTACCAACGTGAGAAAGAAGTGCAGCGGCGGCAGAGAGAAGCTGCGTACGCCGCTTACACCCAAGAAAAGAAGCGCCTGGTAGAACGATACCGGCAGCTGCAACAACGGTCGCAACAAATGAAAAAGGCGCCCAAGCGTATGGGGAATTCGGAAGCGCGACTGCACAAAGGAAAGGCGAGCTCGCAAAGAGGAAAAGTGGGACACGAGGCAAAGATGATCCGCGAACGCTTCGAGCGTTTGGAACGGGTGAACAAACCTTTCGAATGGGACACACTTAAAATGGATTTGACGCTCCACACGCCCCTTCATCGGCGGACACTTTTAACGGCCGACAATTTGGAAAAACATGTCGGGAGGCGCCACTTGTACACAATCCCGCGCTTGACACTTAGAACCGGATCCAAAACGGCACTCATCGGGGCGAATGGAAGTGGTAAAACGACCCTAATGAAGCAGTTGCTCGCAGGAGATGAAGCGGTCGATCGCGCGGCCAACGTCAAAATTGGCCTGTTTGAACAGCAGTTGGAAAAACTGCCTGCTGCCAAGACCGTACTTGCTTACGTACAGGAAGACAGCGTGTTCCCACAGCATATCGTACGCACCACCTTAGCCCGATTACGTTTCTACCGCGAGGATGTGCACAAAAAAATCGGCGTGTTGAGCGGCGGTGAACGCGTCAAGGTGGCCATCGCTAAACTTTTAACAGGCGATTATAATTTTTTGATGCTCGACGAGCCGACAAACCATTTGGACGTAGAGGCGCTGGAAGCATTAGAGGAACTCATTAAGGACTATCCGGGGACGGTACTCTTCGTCACGCACGATCGACGTTTAATCGAAAATACAGCGGACAGCCTGTGGATGTTAGAGAATGGAACGGTGCATCATTTTTCCGGGACGTACCAGGAGTGGAAAAAGCAACGGCGCGGCGAGGCGAATGCTGCGCAACGCGGCAACGTTCCCGGCGATGAATCAGCGACTCGCGTGCGGGCTTCCAACGACCCAGCTACTGGTGGCCGTGCCGCCGAGGCGCGTGACGGCCATGTTACTGACGACAGGGCTTCCAACACCCCGATTACTAACAAACGAGCTCCAGTCGCATCTGCTACTAAACGGGACGATAATGAGCGGCTCG is a window from the Numidum massiliense genome containing:
- the abc-f gene encoding ribosomal protection-like ABC-F family protein, yielding MLYMQARHIAYTIGERVILNIPKLQLYAGDRIGLVGKNGQGKTLLLSYLLGKTEERPQVEWHGSVGLFEQLNTTENGHEPCPHEPCHSLSGGEKTALKLEQLFSEGHDVLLLDEPTNNLDWEGVEALEQKLKYFRGAFVLASHDRAMLDAVCTKIWELDDGKLTEFSGNYTHYQREKEVQRRQREAAYAAYTQEKKRLVERYRQLQQRSQQMKKAPKRMGNSEARLHKGKASSQRGKVGHEAKMIRERFERLERVNKPFEWDTLKMDLTLHTPLHRRTLLTADNLEKHVGRRHLYTIPRLTLRTGSKTALIGANGSGKTTLMKQLLAGDEAVDRAANVKIGLFEQQLEKLPAAKTVLAYVQEDSVFPQHIVRTTLARLRFYREDVHKKIGVLSGGERVKVAIAKLLTGDYNFLMLDEPTNHLDVEALEALEELIKDYPGTVLFVTHDRRLIENTADSLWMLENGTVHHFSGTYQEWKKQRRGEANAAQRGNVPGDESATRVRASNDPATGGRAAEARDGHVTDDRASNTPITNKRAPVASATKRDDNERLALETKLTELISRLSVPSSKDDLAELEREYARVLAQLKRVKKA